In a single window of the Prochlorococcus marinus str. AS9601 genome:
- a CDS encoding HDIG domain-containing metalloprotein → MQNITTSLKKIFYLWRRSQVPAKQPIKFSKIDNLIIFLVCILISIISSYKLLIISPLNIRDISSWFLNFSEILISSGILILVSKKENPTISSRQIFLIMTLLLTVQATKLALASTISPLSIIIPPALIISQGMGSITALAWVSIASFSWPDPAVTINNNLFFILLVCASVVSLLGGRIRSRAQLLQLSIFVPLVSFLSQWVLIGKDSKPPFDNQEFVLANGDIFSDSLLLAIVMLFTILFIPIFESIFGLLTKARLLELADKEKPLIRRLSLEAPGTFEHTLLICGLAEEATRMIGGDIDLIKTGGLYHDVGKLHAPNWFIENQDGSKNPHDELDDPIKSAEVLQAHVDEGLKFARKNRLPKPIANFIPEHQGTLKMGYFFQKAKEKNLDINEYYFRYKGPIPQSKETAILMLADGCEAALRAMNINASDKEALETISNIIYSRQKDGQLDDSNLSKGEIYLIKGAFLNVWKRIRHRRIQYPTSKNNTFS, encoded by the coding sequence GTGCAAAACATCACAACTTCCCTAAAGAAAATATTTTATCTGTGGAGGCGAAGTCAAGTTCCAGCAAAACAACCAATAAAATTTTCAAAGATAGATAATCTCATTATTTTTTTAGTATGCATTTTAATTTCAATAATTTCTTCCTATAAACTACTTATTATTTCGCCTTTAAATATCAGAGATATTTCTTCTTGGTTTTTGAACTTTTCTGAAATACTTATTAGTTCCGGTATTTTGATATTAGTTTCAAAAAAAGAGAATCCTACAATTTCTTCAAGACAAATCTTCTTGATTATGACTCTTCTTTTAACAGTACAAGCTACGAAATTAGCCTTAGCTTCAACCATAAGCCCATTATCTATAATAATTCCACCAGCATTAATAATATCTCAAGGAATGGGAAGCATAACAGCTTTAGCTTGGGTATCAATAGCAAGCTTTAGTTGGCCAGACCCAGCAGTTACTATTAATAATAATTTATTTTTTATTTTATTAGTTTGCGCTTCAGTCGTATCTCTACTTGGAGGAAGAATTAGAAGTAGGGCTCAGTTACTTCAATTATCAATTTTTGTCCCCTTAGTATCGTTCTTGAGTCAGTGGGTATTGATAGGTAAAGATAGTAAACCTCCTTTTGACAATCAAGAATTTGTTTTAGCTAACGGGGATATTTTTTCGGATTCCTTACTATTGGCGATAGTAATGCTTTTTACTATATTATTTATTCCTATTTTTGAATCGATATTCGGATTATTAACTAAAGCAAGATTACTCGAATTGGCAGATAAGGAGAAACCTTTAATTAGAAGATTGTCTCTTGAAGCTCCTGGAACTTTTGAACATACCTTACTAATATGTGGTTTAGCAGAGGAAGCAACAAGAATGATTGGTGGCGATATTGATTTAATTAAAACTGGTGGACTATATCATGATGTTGGAAAATTACACGCGCCTAATTGGTTTATCGAAAATCAGGATGGTTCAAAAAATCCACATGACGAATTAGATGATCCGATTAAAAGTGCAGAAGTATTACAAGCACACGTTGATGAAGGATTGAAATTTGCAAGAAAAAATAGACTACCTAAACCTATAGCTAATTTTATCCCTGAACATCAAGGTACTCTAAAAATGGGATATTTTTTTCAAAAAGCTAAAGAAAAAAATCTCGACATTAATGAATATTATTTTAGATACAAAGGCCCTATCCCTCAGTCAAAAGAAACAGCTATTTTAATGCTTGCAGATGGCTGTGAGGCAGCACTAAGAGCTATGAATATTAATGCATCTGATAAAGAAGCTTTGGAAACAATATCTAATATTATCTACTCGCGTCAAAAAGATGGGCAATTAGATGATAGTAACTTATCAAAAGGAGAAATCTATCTAATAAAAGGGGCATTCTTGAATGTGTGGAAAAGAATTAGGCATAGAAGAATTCAGTATCCAACTAGTAAGAATAATACTTTTTCTTGA
- the folD gene encoding bifunctional methylenetetrahydrofolate dehydrogenase/methenyltetrahydrofolate cyclohydrolase FolD, translating into MSLKLDGKKLSLEIEKRLNDYISNNKIIAKRVPGLAVIRIGEDPASGVYVNNKEKACSRIGIKSFIFHLDESVEQKEVEQLIIKLNSDKDIDGMLLQLPIPKKFDEQKLISHINPSKDVDGLNEINIGKLVKNEPGMRSCTPAGIINLLRSQNITIEGKKIVVIGRSLLVGKPLSLMLLNLNGTVTMTHSKTLNLNKVCREADILIAAAGKPNLIDSSFVKEGAVIIDVGIHRLKSSDKNQTRLCGDVLLEDVISKVFAYTPVPGGVGPMTVTMLLVNTIFSWQKQFGLSSTLNDLLP; encoded by the coding sequence ATGTCATTAAAATTAGACGGTAAAAAATTATCTCTTGAAATTGAAAAAAGATTAAATGACTACATTTCTAATAATAAAATAATTGCAAAAAGAGTGCCCGGTTTAGCTGTAATAAGAATAGGTGAAGACCCTGCGAGTGGTGTTTACGTTAATAACAAGGAAAAGGCATGTTCAAGGATTGGAATAAAGAGCTTTATCTTTCATTTAGATGAAAGTGTAGAGCAAAAAGAAGTTGAACAATTAATAATCAAACTGAATTCGGATAAGGATATTGATGGAATGTTGCTACAACTTCCCATCCCAAAGAAGTTTGATGAGCAAAAACTGATCAGCCATATTAATCCAAGCAAAGATGTAGATGGATTAAATGAGATAAACATCGGTAAATTAGTAAAAAATGAGCCTGGGATGAGATCATGTACACCCGCAGGAATTATTAATTTATTAAGATCCCAAAATATTACAATTGAAGGTAAGAAAATTGTTGTTATTGGAAGAAGTTTGCTTGTTGGGAAACCTCTATCGCTTATGTTATTGAATCTAAATGGCACTGTAACAATGACCCATTCAAAAACATTAAATTTGAATAAAGTCTGTAGAGAAGCCGACATATTAATTGCGGCTGCAGGAAAACCCAATCTTATAGATTCGAGTTTTGTTAAAGAAGGAGCCGTAATTATTGATGTTGGAATACATAGATTAAAAAGTTCCGATAAAAATCAAACCAGATTATGTGGAGATGTATTATTAGAAGATGTCATTTCTAAAGTATTTGCTTACACACCTGTACCAGGAGGTGTTGGACCAATGACAGTAACAATGTTACTTGTAAATACTATTTTTAGCTGGCAAAAACAATTTGGTTTATCATCAACTCTTAATGACCTTTTGCCATAA
- a CDS encoding polyprenyl synthetase family protein: MTEVINNISDFEKYLKNTKKVVEEALDFSLGPENPEILRESMRYSLLAGGKRIRPILCLASCSLAGGEPSLAVPTAVAIEMIHTMSLIHDDLPAMDNDDLRRGRPTNHKVYGDAIAILAGDALLTRAFEMVSLRSPGVDPTRLLNVVGELSLVAGAPGLVGGQVVDLECEGKEVDLKTLEYIHLHKTGALLKACVRTGAMIAGANEKLLHALTTYAEGIGLAFQIIDDILDLTSSSEKLGKTAGKDLLADKTTYPKLLGMEESKKRAFDLVEKAKKAIEPWGPDAKYLISLADFITNRDR; encoded by the coding sequence ATGACTGAAGTTATAAATAATATTTCTGATTTTGAAAAATATCTTAAAAACACAAAAAAGGTTGTAGAAGAAGCACTTGATTTTTCCTTGGGTCCTGAGAATCCAGAAATATTAAGGGAATCAATGAGATATTCCCTTTTAGCTGGAGGGAAAAGAATACGTCCAATTTTATGTTTAGCATCTTGCTCACTGGCAGGAGGAGAACCCTCTCTTGCTGTTCCTACTGCAGTAGCAATAGAAATGATCCATACAATGTCCTTGATTCATGATGATCTGCCCGCCATGGATAATGATGACTTGAGGAGAGGTAGGCCGACAAATCATAAAGTTTATGGAGATGCAATAGCTATTCTTGCAGGTGATGCTTTATTGACCAGGGCCTTTGAAATGGTCTCTTTAAGAAGTCCAGGAGTTGATCCAACTAGATTATTAAATGTAGTTGGTGAACTTTCTTTAGTTGCTGGGGCACCAGGTTTAGTGGGAGGACAAGTAGTTGATTTAGAATGCGAAGGCAAGGAGGTTGACCTTAAAACTCTCGAATATATTCATCTTCATAAGACTGGGGCTTTATTAAAAGCTTGCGTAAGAACAGGCGCGATGATCGCAGGCGCAAACGAAAAACTATTACATGCTCTGACAACATATGCAGAGGGTATTGGATTAGCCTTCCAGATAATAGATGATATTCTTGATTTAACTTCAAGTAGTGAAAAGCTTGGTAAAACTGCCGGGAAAGATCTTTTAGCTGACAAAACTACTTACCCTAAATTACTTGGAATGGAGGAATCAAAGAAAAGAGCATTTGATTTAGTTGAAAAAGCAAAAAAAGCAATTGAACCTTGGGGGCCAGATGCAAAGTATTTAATATCATTAGCCGATTTCATTACAAATAGAGATAGATAA
- a CDS encoding divergent PAP2 family protein, with the protein MSDFFAFFNNSVLFWSLLSCLLAQFFKILFNFFSTGEIRFGIMFETGGMPSSHSALITGAASGIGYELGFDSSIFALAVAVALIVMYDASGVRKSAGIQAAEINKLSKKLDPKSELFLKETLGHTKIEVMVGSFLGPLVTLPGMFFLGSPLTIFDLIIN; encoded by the coding sequence ATGTCTGATTTTTTTGCCTTTTTTAATAATTCAGTTCTTTTTTGGAGTTTATTATCCTGTTTACTGGCTCAATTTTTTAAAATTTTATTTAATTTCTTTTCCACTGGGGAGATAAGATTTGGAATTATGTTCGAGACTGGTGGGATGCCTTCAAGTCATTCCGCGCTAATAACTGGTGCTGCATCAGGTATAGGTTATGAATTAGGATTTGATAGCTCTATATTCGCGTTAGCAGTTGCTGTAGCACTTATAGTTATGTATGACGCTAGTGGAGTTCGAAAATCAGCTGGGATTCAAGCTGCAGAAATCAATAAACTATCAAAAAAACTAGACCCTAAATCTGAATTATTTTTGAAGGAAACCCTAGGCCATACAAAAATTGAGGTCATGGTGGGAAGTTTTTTAGGACCTTTAGTTACTTTGCCTGGAATGTTTTTTTTAGGTTCTCCTCTCACAATTTTTGATTTGATAATAAACTAG
- a CDS encoding cobyrinate a,c-diamide synthase: MPCVISSPSTDSGKTTLSLLLSCWAFSKGIKIQTFKVGPDYLDQQQLSSIGQPICRNLDIFLSGEEWVQESFFKHSLKYEFSLIEGAMGLFDGLGSTTYSSTANISKLLNAPIVFIVNARGQVASLLATIRGFRDFDSELSIVGIIFNNVNSDRHKKLIKEVFKNEDIEILGFLPSDSKITLNKANLGLISPMDNGKEIDVEYFANFAERNLDVFSLIKFLKSPQKKKFNSFNFKDFKIDKSKPIAIAEDKIFHFQYPETKEFLSELGIPLISWSIYDDEEIPNEASSLIIPGGFPEKYADHISNSTKSLNSLRKFRKNGFIYAECGGMMILGDFIKDENGNYHKMSGILPFRSKKSKLTVGYRYIKGLKDTPIIKQNQFIRGHEFHYWEIENNLSELDLRKAEYHKKLFSPWKIKSWETEYKNEGYFDEKLHASWIHLHLPSSPEVAKNFIDATQISFPKDY, translated from the coding sequence ATGCCTTGTGTAATATCTTCTCCTTCAACTGATAGCGGGAAAACTACATTATCTCTTTTGCTATCTTGTTGGGCGTTCTCAAAAGGTATAAAGATACAAACTTTCAAGGTGGGCCCAGATTATCTTGATCAACAACAACTTAGCTCAATTGGTCAACCTATTTGTAGGAATTTAGATATTTTTTTAAGTGGTGAGGAATGGGTTCAAGAAAGTTTTTTTAAACATTCTTTGAAATATGAATTCTCGTTAATTGAAGGAGCAATGGGTCTGTTTGATGGACTAGGGTCAACAACCTATTCCAGCACAGCAAATATCTCTAAACTTCTCAATGCTCCAATAGTTTTTATTGTTAATGCTAGAGGTCAAGTAGCTTCTCTTTTGGCGACTATTCGAGGTTTTAGAGATTTCGATAGTGAGTTGTCAATAGTAGGAATTATATTTAACAACGTTAATTCAGATCGACATAAAAAATTAATCAAAGAAGTTTTTAAAAATGAAGATATCGAAATTCTGGGTTTTTTACCATCTGATTCAAAAATAACTTTAAACAAAGCTAATTTAGGTTTGATATCTCCAATGGATAATGGAAAAGAAATTGATGTTGAATATTTTGCAAATTTCGCCGAAAGAAATCTTGATGTATTTTCTCTTATTAAATTTCTGAAATCTCCTCAAAAGAAAAAATTTAATTCTTTCAATTTTAAAGATTTTAAAATAGACAAAAGTAAACCTATCGCAATTGCAGAAGATAAAATCTTTCATTTTCAATATCCTGAAACTAAGGAGTTTTTGAGTGAACTAGGAATACCATTGATTTCATGGAGTATTTATGATGATGAAGAAATACCTAATGAGGCTTCTTCTTTAATTATTCCTGGGGGGTTCCCTGAAAAATATGCTGATCATATAAGTAACTCTACAAAAAGCTTAAATTCGTTAAGGAAATTCCGCAAAAATGGATTTATATATGCCGAGTGTGGAGGGATGATGATTTTAGGTGACTTCATAAAAGATGAAAATGGTAATTATCATAAAATGAGTGGCATCCTGCCTTTTAGATCAAAAAAAAGTAAACTTACAGTGGGTTATAGATACATTAAGGGTTTAAAAGATACTCCGATCATTAAACAAAATCAATTCATAAGAGGACATGAATTTCATTATTGGGAAATTGAAAATAATTTGTCTGAACTTGATTTAAGAAAAGCTGAGTATCATAAGAAACTATTTTCCCCGTGGAAAATCAAATCTTGGGAAACTGAATATAAAAATGAAGGCTATTTTGATGAAAAATTACATGCAAGTTGGATTCACTTACATTTGCCAAGTTCTCCAGAAGTCGCAAAAAACTTTATAGATGCCACCCAAATTAGTTTTCCAAAGGATTACTAG
- a CDS encoding glucose-6-phosphate dehydrogenase assembly protein OpcA: protein MKPQLTLQTPLELPYQEISNYLNKLWISEDKDNSGANTFTLMVWQPAWLEQCLVQKGLVNGPITGNLSPEIIEVAKKFILDQGLPIATSLNSEELLNLLKENLSNKEFDDFRGQFFESTISTLNPRRLITLAPTINKNSDIKTFVSAYCPLSDTPAMQPICGDLVVIRGDSASISNKGLKIIDELSIDELPSWLWWNGSLDESPEIFEYFTDYGLRLIIDTALGSPQRCLKVLDQLNNSNKAINDLNWVRLKNWRESLAMIFDPPSRRPILDHITDIDIDIAGDHMIQALFLISWISDKLGWSFLRVETDTESTKIEFKRINGEIISTSINPLSLGNPSIHLGQVIGLRLISKISEVQKNNTCVILGCESVECMRLEAGGMANMELIEQVVPNSFSTSEYDVSKLLGSSRGNTSPLFENSIKIALQIFNGLNN from the coding sequence ATGAAACCTCAACTTACACTTCAAACCCCTTTAGAGCTGCCTTATCAGGAAATTTCTAATTACCTTAATAAATTATGGATTTCAGAAGATAAAGATAATAGTGGAGCTAATACTTTCACATTAATGGTCTGGCAGCCTGCTTGGCTAGAACAATGTTTGGTTCAAAAAGGATTAGTAAATGGACCAATTACTGGAAACTTAAGTCCAGAGATAATTGAAGTTGCTAAAAAATTTATATTGGATCAAGGACTTCCTATCGCGACTTCACTTAATAGTGAAGAATTATTGAATTTGTTGAAGGAAAATTTATCTAATAAAGAATTTGATGATTTTAGAGGACAATTTTTTGAATCAACGATAAGTACATTGAATCCAAGAAGATTAATAACTTTAGCGCCAACCATAAATAAAAATTCAGATATCAAAACTTTTGTATCTGCTTATTGTCCATTAAGTGATACCCCAGCTATGCAACCTATTTGTGGGGATTTAGTTGTTATTAGGGGGGACTCGGCCTCAATATCTAATAAAGGATTAAAAATAATTGATGAATTATCTATTGATGAATTACCTTCATGGTTGTGGTGGAATGGAAGCTTGGATGAATCGCCTGAAATTTTCGAATATTTTACTGATTATGGTCTAAGGTTAATAATTGATACTGCTCTTGGATCGCCTCAAAGATGTTTAAAAGTTTTAGATCAATTAAATAATTCAAATAAAGCTATTAATGATTTGAATTGGGTTAGATTGAAAAATTGGAGGGAATCATTGGCAATGATTTTTGATCCGCCTTCGAGGAGACCGATTTTAGATCATATTACTGATATTGACATTGATATCGCAGGAGATCATATGATTCAAGCGTTGTTTTTGATTTCATGGATTAGCGATAAACTTGGTTGGTCTTTTCTAAGAGTTGAAACGGATACAGAATCAACAAAAATAGAGTTTAAAAGAATTAATGGCGAAATAATTTCTACATCAATTAATCCCTTATCTTTGGGAAATCCAAGTATTCATTTAGGACAAGTCATTGGATTGAGGCTGATTTCAAAAATTAGTGAGGTTCAAAAAAATAACACTTGTGTAATACTTGGCTGTGAATCAGTGGAATGTATGAGACTTGAAGCAGGGGGAATGGCTAATATGGAATTAATAGAACAAGTTGTTCCAAATTCTTTTTCTACATCAGAATACGATGTTAGTAAATTATTGGGAAGTAGTAGAGGTAATACCAGTCCTCTTTTTGAAAATTCTATTAAAATAGCTCTTCAAATATTTAATGGTTTGAATAACTAA
- the zwf gene encoding glucose-6-phosphate dehydrogenase: protein MPSTLSNPLRLGLRQERVISPQSLVIFGASGDLTHRKLIPALFELYLQRRIPSEFGIVGCARRPWTDYEFREKMKVKLSNQISGKEREWEQFSNYLFYEPVDLQESDHVVRLSRRLNEIDKTQATHGNRTFYLSVSPNFYASGCKALKGAGLLDNPKKSRLVIEKPFGRDYSSAKKLNKIVQSCAEESQIYRIDHYLGKETVQNILVLRFANTIFEPIWNRNYISSVQITSSETVGVEDRAGYYESSGALRDMLQNHMTQMLAVTAMEPPGKFEPEAIRNEKAKVLQASKLADENQPWNCCIRGQYGEGGNISNRLKGYRQEDGVNSNSTTETYIATKVFVDNWRWQGVPFYLRTGKRLPKRLGEIVLTFKDVPVHLFESTIINPAPNQLILRIQPNEGATFKFEVKSPGSGMKSRPVEMEFSYDESFGEPSDEGYVRLLADAMLSDPTLFTRSDEVEAAWKLYTPLIELMDNSPWKLPIYNYESMTWGPPESDQLISKDNIFWRRP, encoded by the coding sequence ATGCCTTCAACTTTAAGTAATCCTCTAAGATTAGGTTTACGGCAGGAAAGAGTCATATCTCCACAATCTTTAGTAATTTTTGGCGCTAGTGGAGACCTTACTCATAGAAAATTAATACCAGCCTTATTTGAACTCTATTTGCAAAGAAGAATTCCTAGTGAATTTGGAATAGTTGGTTGTGCGAGAAGACCTTGGACTGATTATGAGTTTAGAGAAAAGATGAAAGTAAAGTTATCAAATCAAATATCTGGTAAAGAAAGGGAGTGGGAACAATTTTCTAATTATCTTTTCTATGAACCAGTTGACTTACAAGAAAGTGATCATGTCGTAAGGCTTTCTAGAAGATTAAATGAAATTGATAAAACACAAGCTACTCATGGGAATAGAACATTTTATTTATCAGTATCTCCAAATTTCTATGCAAGTGGATGTAAAGCTCTAAAAGGAGCTGGCCTTTTAGATAACCCTAAGAAAAGTCGTTTGGTAATTGAAAAACCTTTTGGCAGAGATTATTCAAGTGCAAAAAAATTGAATAAGATTGTTCAAAGTTGCGCTGAAGAAAGTCAGATTTATAGGATTGATCATTATTTAGGTAAAGAGACAGTTCAGAATATTCTTGTTTTGAGGTTTGCTAATACTATTTTTGAACCAATTTGGAACAGGAATTATATATCAAGTGTTCAAATTACTTCATCTGAAACAGTTGGTGTTGAAGATAGAGCAGGTTATTACGAAAGCTCTGGTGCTTTGCGGGATATGCTTCAAAATCATATGACTCAAATGCTTGCAGTTACTGCAATGGAACCTCCTGGAAAATTTGAACCAGAAGCAATAAGAAATGAAAAAGCTAAGGTTCTTCAAGCTTCCAAACTTGCTGACGAAAATCAACCGTGGAATTGTTGCATAAGAGGACAATATGGAGAGGGAGGGAATATTTCAAATCGACTCAAAGGATATAGGCAGGAAGATGGTGTTAATAGTAACAGCACAACAGAAACTTATATCGCGACAAAAGTTTTCGTTGATAACTGGCGTTGGCAAGGAGTGCCTTTTTATTTGAGAACTGGTAAAAGACTACCTAAAAGACTTGGAGAAATAGTCTTGACTTTTAAAGATGTTCCTGTTCATTTATTTGAATCAACAATAATAAATCCTGCCCCAAATCAACTTATCCTTAGAATTCAGCCAAATGAAGGTGCTACTTTCAAATTTGAGGTAAAATCTCCTGGTTCTGGAATGAAATCAAGACCTGTTGAAATGGAATTTTCTTATGATGAATCATTTGGAGAACCATCAGATGAAGGCTATGTAAGATTATTAGCTGATGCAATGCTTTCTGACCCAACATTATTTACCCGTAGTGATGAGGTAGAGGCAGCCTGGAAACTTTATACGCCATTAATAGAATTGATGGATAATTCTCCTTGGAAGTTACCTATTTATAATTATGAATCTATGACATGGGGACCTCCTGAGTCAGATCAATTAATTTCAAAAGATAATATTTTCTGGCGTAGACCCTAA
- a CDS encoding FAD-binding oxidoreductase, translating into MYSQAKVIAGGLAHIPVVIAVFYFILTTFNKRALKFVEEAKTKKPEAKAVEPKKVAVSKIEAPKTEAPKTEAPKIVKKKHADVPVNIYRPKTPYEGTVIENYSLLKEGAIGRVNHITFDLKDSDPFLNYVEGQSIGIMPAGEDANGKPHKLRLYSIASTRHGDDFNGNTVSLCVRQLQYEKDGETINGVCSTYLCDIKPGDKVKITGPVGKEMLLPDEEDANIVMLATGTGIAPMRAYLRRMFEPTEKEKNKWNFKGKAWLFMGAPKSANLLYEEDLQRYITENPDNFKYTKAISREQQNTKGGRMYIQDRVLESANELFNMIEDEKTHIYLCGLKGMEPGIDEAMTKAAEEKGLNWSELRPQLKKAGRWHVETY; encoded by the coding sequence ATGTATTCACAAGCAAAAGTAATCGCAGGCGGATTAGCTCATATACCAGTAGTAATAGCTGTTTTTTATTTTATACTCACAACTTTTAATAAAAGAGCTTTAAAATTTGTTGAAGAAGCAAAAACAAAAAAACCTGAGGCAAAAGCTGTGGAACCTAAAAAAGTCGCTGTTTCAAAAATAGAAGCTCCAAAAACAGAAGCTCCAAAAACAGAAGCTCCAAAAATAGTTAAGAAAAAACATGCAGATGTTCCAGTCAATATTTACCGTCCTAAAACACCATATGAGGGAACAGTTATTGAAAACTATAGTCTTCTCAAAGAAGGGGCAATTGGTAGAGTTAATCACATAACTTTCGACCTTAAAGATAGTGATCCATTTCTAAATTATGTAGAAGGTCAAAGTATTGGTATCATGCCGGCTGGTGAAGATGCTAATGGAAAGCCTCATAAATTAAGACTGTACTCAATTGCTAGCACTAGACACGGTGATGACTTTAATGGAAATACAGTTTCTCTTTGTGTAAGACAGCTTCAGTATGAAAAAGATGGTGAAACCATTAATGGTGTCTGCTCTACTTACTTATGTGATATTAAGCCTGGAGATAAAGTAAAAATAACAGGTCCTGTTGGTAAAGAAATGCTTCTCCCTGATGAAGAGGACGCAAACATTGTAATGCTGGCCACTGGAACTGGAATAGCACCAATGAGGGCTTATTTAAGAAGAATGTTTGAACCAACGGAAAAAGAAAAAAATAAATGGAATTTCAAGGGGAAAGCTTGGTTATTTATGGGTGCTCCAAAATCAGCTAATTTGTTATACGAAGAAGATCTTCAAAGATACATTACAGAGAATCCAGATAATTTTAAATATACAAAAGCTATTAGTCGCGAACAGCAAAATACTAAAGGTGGAAGAATGTACATTCAAGACAGAGTTTTAGAGTCAGCCAATGAACTTTTCAATATGATTGAAGATGAAAAGACACATATATATCTTTGTGGATTAAAGGGTATGGAACCTGGAATAGATGAAGCGATGACTAAGGCAGCAGAAGAAAAAGGATTGAACTGGTCAGAATTAAGACCTCAACTAAAAAAAGCAGGAAGATGGCACGTAGAAACTTACTAA
- a CDS encoding SRPBCC family protein, with translation MNKPQESEDHYKDNDYRTIEQTMEKFSGGTRRLAAQLTTSASFDSLWSVLTDYDRLNLYIPNLLSSKKIFQKGNNVHLKQVGAQDFLGMKFSAEVTIDLFENKELGLLKFNLIKGDFRKFEGSWKIQNIKNTSTNSLIYDLTVQGCQWMPIGMIEKRLKKDLSENLIAVDKQAKSSRRSL, from the coding sequence ATGAACAAACCTCAAGAATCAGAAGATCATTATAAAGACAATGATTACAGGACAATTGAGCAGACGATGGAGAAGTTTTCCGGTGGGACAAGACGACTGGCAGCTCAACTTACAACTTCTGCAAGTTTTGATTCTTTGTGGAGTGTTTTAACAGATTATGATCGTTTAAATCTCTACATACCAAATCTTTTATCAAGCAAAAAAATATTTCAGAAGGGAAATAATGTCCACCTTAAGCAAGTTGGGGCTCAGGATTTCCTTGGCATGAAGTTTTCAGCTGAAGTAACTATAGATTTATTTGAAAATAAGGAGCTTGGCCTCTTAAAATTTAATTTAATAAAAGGAGATTTCAGAAAGTTTGAGGGTAGTTGGAAAATTCAAAATATTAAAAATACTTCAACAAACTCATTAATTTATGATCTTACTGTTCAAGGTTGTCAGTGGATGCCAATAGGGATGATAGAGAAAAGACTGAAAAAAGATCTTTCAGAAAATTTAATTGCCGTAGATAAGCAAGCAAAATCATCAAGAAGATCGTTATAA